AGAGCGGGCGCGACGGGCCGATCTCCACCACTTTGCCCAGATACATAACGACGATCTGATCGCAGAGGTACTCCACAACAGACAGATCATGCGCGATGAAGAGCATCGTCAGGTTTCGCTTTTCGCGCAGCTCGAGCAACAGGTTCAGCACCTGCGCCTGGATCGATACATCAAGGGCCGAAACGCTCTCGTCCGCCACGATGAAATCAGGTTCTAGGGCGAGCGCTCGGGCAATGCCGATGCGCTGTCTTTGCCCACCTGAAAACTCGTGCGGGAACCGGGTCATGTGATCGGCCTGGAGCCCCACCTCTTCAAGCAGAGAGGCCACACGATCACGACGCTCGGCGGGCGAACCAATGCCGTGCGCAACAAGCCCTTCAGCGATGATCGACTGAACCTTCATTCGAGGGTTCAGTGAAGAAACCGGGTCCTGAAAAATGATCTGCATGCGGCGACGAATGTCCCGCATCTGCGCCGGGCTAAGCGCGTTCAGGTCCTGCCCTTGGAAAAACGTCTGTCCCTCGGAAGGCTCAGTCAGCCGAAGAAGCGCGCGCCCAAGCGTGGTTTTCCCCGAGCCACTCTCGCCCACGAGACCGGTGATGGAGCCTTTAGGAATATCGAAGCTGACATCATTGACAGCGTTGACCGTTCCGCGCGCGGTCTCGAACCGCTTCGATAGGTGGCGTATGCTGATCAAAGGGTCTGACTTGGACCAAGGCTCGATTTCATACATGCGCGACGTCCTCCTCTGCCTTCACACAGGCGACCTGGTGTCCCGGCGCAATCTCGCGCAGGGACATCGGATGCCCGCAAGCCCCTGAGGCAAAGGAGCACCGGGGAGAAAAGGCACACCCTTCCGGCATGGCGTTGAGGGGAGGAACGGAGCCCGGGATGGATACCAGGAACTCATCTTCGCGGCGCCCCGGTTGCGGGATCGAAGCCAGAAGGCCCTGCGTATAGGGATGGCGGGTCTGAGCGAACAGGTCCTTTGCGGACGCCTGTTCAACCACGGCACCAGCGTACATCACGGCAACATCATCAGCCATCTCAGCGACCACACCCATGTCGTGGGTGATGAAGAGAATGGACATGCCCAGCTCCTTTTGGAGGCGGCGCATCAAGTCGAGAATTTGCGCTTGGATGGTGACGTCGAGAGCCGTTGTGGGCTCATCGGCGATCAGGAGCGCTGGATTGCAAACCATGGCAAGCGCAATCATGATCCGTTGGCGCATGCCGCCGGATAGCTCATGAGGATAGGTGTCCAGCCGTGACGCTGCCGCCGGGATCTCTACCAGCTCAAGCATTTCCAAGGTTCGCTTCCGGCGGGCGGCTGCGTCCATGGATCCGTGGAGCAGGAGCATTTCGCTGATCTGATCGCCCACCGTGAAGAGCGGATTGAGCGATGACATCGGCTCTTGGAAGATCATCGCTATCTCAGCACCGCGCATCTCGCGCAGTTCTTGCTCACTCGATCCCGTCAAATCGAGCGGATTGCCGTCTCGGCGTCGGTATCGAATGCGGCCGCCGGTGACGGATCCGTTCCTGGGAAGCAGCCCCATGATCGCGAGCGACGTCACCGACTTGCCTGAGCCCGACTCCCCAACAAGAGCAAGTGTTTTGCCAGCATGAAGCTGGAAACTCACTTCGCGCAGGGCCGTCACGCTTCCGCGGTTGGAGCGGAAAGCGACTTGCAAGCTCGAGACGTCGAGTACCAGATCGGTATCGGTCATGCGCCTCTCCGAGCAGCATGTTCAACGCTTGTGCCGATGACGGTCATCTGCGGGGCAAACATGGAGGTCAACACCAAGGTGTTGCCCTGGCTGTCCGTTGCTTCAACGTTGGTCTCCTCCACCTCAAAGATCGTGAAATCGGCCGTCATTCCAGGCGTCAGCCCATCGCTTCCGCTGAGCCCCAGCATGCGCCTCGGTCTATCCGTTGACGAAGCGATGCACTCCTCCAACGGGAGGCCGACTGCGAGCAGCTTCGACATCGTTGTCGCCATATCGTGGACTGGGCCGTCTATGTTCCGACGATGCAAATCGGTTGAGATCGAGAACGGCGTCAGACCAGCTGCCATGGACTGGCGGGCCACTTCAAAGTCGAAGGACGCCACGCCATGGCCGATGTCCATCCGGACGCCCCTATCAGCCAGCCTTTGTGCGTGTTCGAACAAGGCGTTGGT
The Pseudomonadota bacterium genome window above contains:
- a CDS encoding ABC transporter ATP-binding protein, which codes for MYEIEPWSKSDPLISIRHLSKRFETARGTVNAVNDVSFDIPKGSITGLVGESGSGKTTLGRALLRLTEPSEGQTFFQGQDLNALSPAQMRDIRRRMQIIFQDPVSSLNPRMKVQSIIAEGLVAHGIGSPAERRDRVASLLEEVGLQADHMTRFPHEFSGGQRQRIGIARALALEPDFIVADESVSALDVSIQAQVLNLLLELREKRNLTMLFIAHDLSVVEYLCDQIVVMYLGKVVEIGPSRPLYSSPSHPYTRALLSAIPLPDPALSRQRTILKGDIPSPLAPPSGCVFRTRCPNAAEECAHGVPDAVLISAGHQSYCKRLGEVA
- a CDS encoding ABC transporter ATP-binding protein produces the protein MTDTDLVLDVSSLQVAFRSNRGSVTALREVSFQLHAGKTLALVGESGSGKSVTSLAIMGLLPRNGSVTGGRIRYRRRDGNPLDLTGSSEQELREMRGAEIAMIFQEPMSSLNPLFTVGDQISEMLLLHGSMDAAARRKRTLEMLELVEIPAAASRLDTYPHELSGGMRQRIMIALAMVCNPALLIADEPTTALDVTIQAQILDLMRRLQKELGMSILFITHDMGVVAEMADDVAVMYAGAVVEQASAKDLFAQTRHPYTQGLLASIPQPGRREDEFLVSIPGSVPPLNAMPEGCAFSPRCSFASGACGHPMSLREIAPGHQVACVKAEEDVAHV